A region of the Litchfieldia alkalitelluris genome:
CTTCATCATTGAACGGTAAGGTACTCCCAGTGCCTGTGCTGCTTCTGTTTGACCTTTATCAACCGCTTGTATACCGGCTCTAATAATTTCGGAAACGTAAGCCGAAGAATTCAATCCAAATGCTAAGATAGCTGATAAAAATGGAGAAATATCGTAACCAGTTAATTGTGGGATAGCAAAATAAATGATCATCAATTGCAGAATTAATGGTGTGCCACGGAATATTGATGTATATGCATCACCAAACCAGTTCAACCACTTAATTCTAGAAATTTTAAAGAGTGCTAAAACCGTCCCAAAAACAAACCCAAATATTATAGAAACAACTACAAATTGTAACGTAACCCATATTCCTTCTAGTATAAAAGGAATATAAGGCACAATTTGGCTAAAATCCAAATTCATGCCTTACACCTCACTTCATATTAAAATTAAATTTTAATTATTCTTCCTCAGTAAGCCATTTTTCTTTTAGTTCTTCAAGCTTTCCGCTTGCTTGCATTTCTTCAATGACTTTGTTTACATCATCAATCAATTCACTACCTTCTGGGAATGCAACTGCCATTCCTGGAGAACTAGATGTCGGATCATCAAAACCAGCAAGGTCTTGTTCCTTAATATATCCAGTAGCAACTGATTTATCTAAGTAGGCAACATCAATACGATTAGATAATAGTTCTTGAATTAAAGTTGTAGAATTATCTACTTGCTTCATTTCAAAATCAATCGTTTCTTGAAGCTTCTTTGCACCTTCTTCTTGAATAGTTCCTAATTGAACTCCAACCTTTTTACCAACAAGATCATCAATTGTCTTAATCTCAGAATCCTTAAGAGTTAAGAACATTTCTCCTGAATGATGATACTGAATTGAAAAGTCAACGTTTTTATCACGTTTTTCAGTTGCAGACATCCCTGCAAGAACTATATCTACACGATTTGTTTGTAATGCTCCAACAAGTCCATCAAATTTCATATCTTCAATTTTCAGCTCATATCCTAATTCTTCTGCAATATGTTTTGCTAAATCAATGTCAAAACCAACAATCTCTCCAGATGGATCTCTTGATTCAAATGGGGCAAAATCTGCTGATGTTGCCATTTTAAGTACTTTAACTTCTTCAGTTTTATCTTCTCCTGTTTGTTCTTCTTGTTGACCACCTTGTCCACATGCAGTTATAAGTAAAAGTGAAAATATGATAGTCATAAATAAGAATTTCTTTTTCACAATAATTCCTCCAAATATATTTTATTGTTTTTCTAGTGAATTTTTATTCAACGAAACGTATCTTAACACATTAATTTAGAATTGAAAAGACTCTTTTATAATATAAAAATATTCTAACTAATTATTATATTTTATATAATTTTTTCAGTGTTCTTTTATTTTTGTCAACTTGAGAAGATTGTTATCTGACTTGCTCAAATGCCAATCACAATAAGCAATTAAAGGAAAAACTAACTCCACATATTAGACAAGATTTCATTTAATGCACTTG
Encoded here:
- a CDS encoding amino acid ABC transporter permease; translation: MNLDFSQIVPYIPFILEGIWVTLQFVVVSIIFGFVFGTVLALFKISRIKWLNWFGDAYTSIFRGTPLILQLMIIYFAIPQLTGYDISPFLSAILAFGLNSSAYVSEIIRAGIQAVDKGQTEAAQALGVPYRSMMKDIILPQALKNILPALMNEFITLTKESAIVSTIGYLDLMRRAQVVGADIYRNFEPLIFVGLIYWLLVMGLTMLGKVVERRLRYSD
- a CDS encoding ABC transporter substrate-binding protein, whose translation is MKKKFLFMTIIFSLLLITACGQGGQQEEQTGEDKTEEVKVLKMATSADFAPFESRDPSGEIVGFDIDLAKHIAEELGYELKIEDMKFDGLVGALQTNRVDIVLAGMSATEKRDKNVDFSIQYHHSGEMFLTLKDSEIKTIDDLVGKKVGVQLGTIQEEGAKKLQETIDFEMKQVDNSTTLIQELLSNRIDVAYLDKSVATGYIKEQDLAGFDDPTSSSPGMAVAFPEGSELIDDVNKVIEEMQASGKLEELKEKWLTEEE